The following proteins are co-located in the Spirosoma montaniterrae genome:
- a CDS encoding 3-keto-disaccharide hydrolase produces the protein MHKKSILYLPLLALILLALPTMAQKSTGNRGFTSIFNGKDLKGWEGDTAYWRVENGYLVGEIKPDKTLKNNSFIIWQGGEPADFELKGEFLITEAGNSGINYRSDRLTDIPYALRGYQADIDGRRMWTGQNYEERKRTTLAYRGEKATINAYNGPATPEAIRASVTRNAWTGRTVTGSLGTSDSLKALVKPNDWNSFHLVVKGNKMQHYVNDVLMSEVIDGDTVNGKSKGLLGVQVHVGPPMKVQYRNLMLKTL, from the coding sequence ATGCACAAAAAATCAATCCTATACCTGCCCCTCCTCGCCCTCATTCTCCTCGCCTTGCCCACGATGGCACAGAAATCGACCGGTAACAGGGGCTTTACATCTATTTTCAACGGGAAAGACCTGAAAGGCTGGGAAGGCGACACGGCGTACTGGCGCGTTGAGAACGGCTACCTCGTCGGCGAAATCAAGCCCGATAAGACGCTGAAAAACAATTCGTTTATTATCTGGCAAGGTGGCGAGCCTGCCGACTTTGAGCTGAAAGGCGAGTTTCTCATCACCGAAGCCGGTAACTCCGGTATCAACTACCGCAGCGACCGGCTCACCGACATTCCCTACGCGCTGCGCGGCTATCAGGCCGACATCGACGGACGCCGGATGTGGACGGGGCAGAACTACGAAGAGCGCAAACGCACGACGCTGGCGTACCGGGGTGAAAAAGCCACGATTAACGCCTACAACGGCCCGGCCACGCCCGAGGCCATTCGGGCCAGCGTAACCCGCAACGCCTGGACGGGCCGCACCGTGACGGGGTCGCTCGGTACGTCGGATTCGCTGAAAGCGTTGGTCAAACCCAACGACTGGAACTCGTTTCATCTGGTAGTGAAGGGTAACAAAATGCAGCACTACGTTAACGACGTGCTGATGAGTGAGGTAATCGACGGGGATACCGTAAATGGCAAGTCGAAAGGTTTACTGGGCGTACAGGTTCACGTTGGCCCGCCCATGAAAGTGCAGTACCGCAACCTGATGCTGAAAACGCTGTGA
- a CDS encoding aldose 1-epimerase family protein, with product MSSQPWQPYVGNVAQLGGIETSVLDNGPGRGTRIAWVNTGAGLRYKVALDRAMDIVDAFQNEYSLAWLSHGGLTSAEPGINKGIDWLRTFPGGLMTTCGLTNVGGPNQDEYGERGLHGRISNLPAEIESIRQPDPATGDLTMRITGRMRESQVFGPNLELKRTIASTLGEPVIRIHDTVTNRGNTAAPHMLLYHLNFGWPLVEAGTRIRIDGKLQPRNDPQSLAWFREGNEYLTCPAPLDDHNGTGEVCAFIDPNADETGWCSTGLVNNRLKLAVQVRFRKEQLPWLSNWQHWGRGEYVTGLEPGTHPPIGQAQARQTGTLIFIEPGESREYELEIAVITPPPAPPLKQGEGGK from the coding sequence GTGAGTAGTCAACCGTGGCAACCCTATGTTGGCAACGTAGCCCAACTCGGCGGTATCGAAACGTCTGTACTCGACAATGGCCCCGGTCGTGGCACCCGCATCGCCTGGGTCAATACGGGGGCAGGGCTGCGCTACAAGGTCGCGCTGGACCGGGCAATGGACATTGTGGACGCTTTCCAGAATGAATACAGTCTGGCGTGGCTAAGTCACGGCGGGCTAACCTCCGCCGAACCGGGCATAAACAAAGGAATCGACTGGCTCCGTACATTTCCGGGTGGGCTGATGACTACCTGTGGCCTTACGAACGTAGGTGGCCCAAATCAGGACGAGTACGGCGAACGCGGTTTGCACGGGCGTATCAGCAACCTCCCCGCCGAAATCGAATCCATCAGACAACCCGACCCCGCCACGGGCGACCTAACCATGCGTATCACAGGCCGAATGCGCGAATCGCAGGTATTTGGCCCAAATCTGGAGCTAAAACGGACCATTGCCAGCACGTTAGGTGAGCCGGTAATCCGTATTCACGATACAGTTACGAATCGGGGCAATACCGCTGCCCCGCACATGCTGCTTTATCACCTCAACTTTGGCTGGCCGCTGGTTGAGGCCGGTACGCGCATTCGTATCGATGGAAAGCTGCAACCGCGCAACGACCCGCAGAGTCTGGCCTGGTTTCGCGAGGGTAATGAGTACCTGACCTGCCCCGCTCCGCTCGATGACCACAACGGTACTGGCGAAGTCTGCGCCTTTATCGACCCCAACGCCGACGAAACGGGCTGGTGTTCGACCGGGTTGGTGAACAACCGGCTAAAACTGGCCGTTCAGGTGCGGTTTCGCAAAGAACAGCTTCCGTGGCTCAGCAACTGGCAGCACTGGGGTCGGGGCGAATACGTGACGGGTCTCGAACCCGGTACGCACCCGCCCATTGGTCAGGCGCAGGCCCGGCAGACCGGCACACTGATTTTTATTGAACCGGGCGAGAGTAGAGAATATGAATTGGAAATTGCGGTGATTACCCCACCCCCGGCCCCTCCCCTAAAACAAGGGGAGGGAGGCAAGTAG
- a CDS encoding class I mannose-6-phosphate isomerase, with amino-acid sequence MQATTHSVVVKALEQGNGILRLAPTWVPRSFCVPGRRIKLHPDDYYVLGGVRGGIDERWLSSTTPARNGPLTGENEGLSMVVFDDGGSIQQITLKDAIDELQSALIGDRLWNQYRAWPMYSKFFDNMGPLPHHLHHNDEQAALTGQLGKPEAYYFPPQLNNHGGDYPYTFIGIAPGTSKEQIKECLMNFTKGDNKITNYSSAYRLEPGTGWDVPPGLLHAPGSLCTYEPQKASDIFAMYQSLVNEAIVPEELLWNGTPADRIGDYDLLMEAIDWELNTDPNMMANRYMVPLPVHDEAEMAAEGYREVWVCYKSDAFSAKELTVMPGQTVTIKDSAAYGLIMMQGHGKMGVWNVETPALIRYGQLTNDEFFVSEQAALEGVTITNHSTCDPLVMLKHFGPNNPDLVL; translated from the coding sequence ATGCAGGCAACAACCCATAGTGTAGTCGTTAAAGCCCTCGAACAGGGCAACGGCATTTTACGGCTGGCTCCCACCTGGGTGCCCCGCTCGTTTTGCGTTCCTGGCCGACGTATCAAACTCCATCCCGACGACTATTACGTATTGGGCGGGGTGCGGGGCGGCATCGATGAACGCTGGCTTTCCTCAACGACGCCCGCCCGCAACGGTCCACTTACCGGCGAAAACGAAGGGCTGAGTATGGTTGTCTTTGACGATGGCGGCAGCATACAGCAGATTACGCTAAAAGATGCCATTGACGAACTACAAAGCGCACTCATCGGCGACCGGCTCTGGAATCAGTACCGGGCCTGGCCTATGTACTCGAAATTTTTCGACAACATGGGTCCGCTGCCCCACCACCTCCACCACAATGATGAGCAGGCTGCCCTGACCGGTCAACTTGGCAAACCCGAAGCGTATTATTTCCCGCCCCAGTTGAACAACCACGGGGGCGATTATCCATACACGTTCATTGGCATCGCACCAGGCACCTCGAAAGAGCAGATCAAAGAGTGCCTGATGAACTTTACGAAGGGCGACAATAAAATTACCAATTACTCGTCGGCCTATCGGCTTGAGCCGGGTACGGGCTGGGACGTGCCGCCGGGCCTGCTTCACGCGCCGGGTAGCTTGTGTACCTACGAACCACAGAAAGCGTCGGATATTTTCGCTATGTATCAGTCGCTGGTGAACGAGGCCATCGTACCCGAAGAACTGCTCTGGAACGGCACACCCGCCGACCGCATCGGCGACTACGACCTGCTTATGGAAGCTATCGACTGGGAACTCAACACCGACCCCAATATGATGGCAAATCGCTATATGGTTCCGCTCCCGGTTCATGATGAAGCGGAGATGGCTGCCGAAGGCTACCGCGAGGTGTGGGTATGCTATAAAAGTGACGCCTTCAGTGCGAAAGAGCTGACCGTGATGCCCGGCCAAACCGTGACGATTAAAGATAGCGCGGCCTACGGCCTGATTATGATGCAGGGTCACGGCAAAATGGGGGTCTGGAACGTAGAAACGCCCGCCCTCATCCGCTACGGCCAACTGACCAACGACGAATTTTTCGTGAGCGAACAGGCTGCGCTGGAAGGCGTAACCATCACGAACCACTCTACCTGCGACCCGCTCGTAATGCTCAAACACTTCGGTCCCAATAACCCTGATTTGGTTTTATGA
- a CDS encoding sugar phosphate isomerase/epimerase family protein encodes MNNYPKLHNATWPGLVGKGPDSEPVIEFDHLLQMTAAADVNGIKFDGVDLGLMGPHVDIDSSDDDIKRLADKIASHNLVVGSLVAPIWGGPVLGSDADRAHFLDMVKKACHFGKVLRELGMRPSGVIRVDSASSPQQWDADPVGSTQLIAKTFRAACDIAADYGEQIAAEGEICWAGMHSWRTMIDTLEQVDRPNMGFQADMSHTLLYTMGYNREQDRILPEGYDWQDRSVLTDALKTLTDALRPWTIDFHVAQNDGTVFGSGSHDKTGRHCQATDPNGKLDVANDAGFWLRDENGNLTKKMRHICWDGCMFPNAVMNNQQTWNDILATMIQVREKHGWSE; translated from the coding sequence ATGAACAATTACCCTAAACTTCACAACGCCACCTGGCCGGGACTGGTCGGGAAAGGCCCCGACTCCGAGCCGGTTATCGAGTTCGACCATTTGCTTCAGATGACCGCTGCCGCCGACGTAAATGGCATCAAGTTCGATGGCGTCGATCTCGGCCTGATGGGTCCGCACGTAGATATTGATAGCTCAGACGATGACATCAAGCGACTGGCCGACAAAATTGCGTCGCACAACCTCGTGGTTGGTTCGCTCGTAGCTCCCATCTGGGGCGGGCCGGTGTTGGGCAGCGATGCCGACCGGGCGCATTTCTTAGACATGGTGAAAAAAGCCTGTCATTTCGGGAAAGTGCTGCGTGAGCTGGGAATGCGGCCCAGTGGCGTTATCCGCGTCGATTCGGCCAGCTCGCCCCAGCAGTGGGATGCCGACCCGGTTGGAAGTACGCAACTTATTGCCAAAACCTTCCGCGCAGCCTGCGACATTGCCGCCGACTATGGCGAGCAGATTGCTGCTGAAGGAGAAATTTGCTGGGCAGGCATGCACTCCTGGCGCACTATGATCGACACCCTCGAACAGGTTGACCGCCCGAACATGGGCTTTCAGGCCGATATGTCGCACACGTTGCTCTACACGATGGGCTATAACCGCGAACAGGACCGTATCTTGCCCGAAGGCTACGACTGGCAGGACCGCTCCGTACTGACCGACGCCCTGAAAACCCTCACCGATGCGCTACGTCCGTGGACTATCGACTTCCACGTAGCGCAGAACGACGGTACGGTGTTCGGCTCCGGCTCGCACGACAAAACCGGTCGGCACTGCCAGGCAACCGACCCCAACGGCAAACTCGACGTAGCGAACGACGCGGGTTTCTGGCTTCGCGACGAGAATGGCAACCTGACCAAAAAAATGCGGCACATCTGCTGGGACGGCTGCATGTTTCCCAACGCTGTGATGAACAATCAGCAAACCTGGAACGATATTTTAGCCACCATGATACAGGTCCGTGAAAAGCACGGATGGAGCGAATAA
- a CDS encoding Gfo/Idh/MocA family protein yields the protein MKKNLRIGLIGTGFMGRTHSNGYSQVAHFFPELEYRPVLQAVCSRNEASVKAFAEQWGYAAYETDWRALIARDDIDAVDICTPNDTHAEIAIAAAEAGKMILCEKPLARTVAEGQQMVDAINKAGVANTVWYNYRRIPAVSLAKQIVASGKLGKIFHYRANFLQDWTINADLPQGGAGLWRMDVAAAGSGVTGDLLAHCIDTAMWLNGAIVDVSAMTETFVKERMHQLTGKVEPVGIDDACIFHCHFANGSLGLFESTRYARGHKALYTFEINGEHASIRWDLHDLNRLEYFDHRDESIVRGWRSIHVTDGDQPYMGKWWVPGLGIGYEHSFIHQVADFLKSIETGAPCHPTFQDALETQKVCEAVIDSANARSWKDTGVESFAM from the coding sequence ATGAAAAAAAACCTTCGCATTGGGCTGATCGGCACCGGGTTTATGGGCCGAACCCACTCCAACGGATACAGTCAGGTTGCGCATTTTTTCCCTGAACTCGAATATAGGCCGGTATTACAGGCTGTTTGTTCGCGCAATGAAGCCAGTGTAAAGGCGTTTGCCGAGCAATGGGGCTATGCCGCTTACGAAACAGATTGGCGGGCACTTATCGCCCGCGACGACATCGACGCAGTGGACATCTGTACGCCTAACGATACCCACGCTGAAATCGCCATCGCGGCTGCCGAAGCGGGTAAAATGATTCTCTGCGAAAAGCCCCTCGCCCGCACCGTGGCCGAAGGGCAGCAGATGGTCGATGCCATCAACAAGGCAGGCGTTGCCAACACCGTCTGGTACAACTACCGGCGCATTCCTGCCGTGTCGCTGGCGAAGCAGATTGTAGCGTCGGGCAAACTGGGCAAGATTTTTCATTACCGGGCCAACTTCCTGCAAGACTGGACCATCAACGCCGATCTGCCGCAGGGCGGGGCGGGCCTGTGGCGCATGGACGTAGCTGCCGCCGGGTCGGGCGTGACGGGCGATCTGCTCGCCCACTGCATCGACACGGCCATGTGGCTCAACGGAGCTATTGTGGACGTATCGGCCATGACCGAAACCTTCGTGAAAGAGCGGATGCACCAACTCACAGGCAAAGTAGAGCCGGTAGGTATCGACGATGCCTGTATTTTTCACTGCCACTTTGCCAACGGGTCGCTGGGCCTGTTCGAGTCGACGCGTTACGCACGGGGGCACAAAGCACTCTATACGTTCGAAATCAACGGCGAACACGCGTCGATTCGCTGGGACCTCCACGACCTGAACCGGCTCGAATATTTCGACCACCGCGACGAAAGCATTGTGCGCGGCTGGCGGTCGATTCATGTCACCGATGGCGATCAGCCGTACATGGGCAAGTGGTGGGTGCCGGGCTTAGGCATCGGCTACGAGCACAGTTTCATTCATCAGGTCGCTGATTTTCTGAAAAGCATCGAAACCGGCGCACCGTGCCACCCCACTTTTCAGGACGCGCTCGAAACGCAGAAAGTCTGCGAAGCCGTGATCGACTCCGCCAATGCCCGTAGCTGGAAAGACACAGGCGTAGAAAGCTTCGCAATGTAA
- a CDS encoding sugar ABC transporter ATP-binding protein, translating into MQPILSVRNLSKSFAGVRALDNVQLTVRSGEVHAVMGENGAGKSTLMRILIGLETPDAGEIVFDGEPLRIGSVREARQRGIAMIHQELLVVPELTVAQNIYLGQEPRRWGWVDEAQMTRQAGELLRQMGVAIRPDAPMKHLSVAEMQMVEIAKAISNDQYAGAARVIIMDEPTSALSDTEVATLFGLIRDLSSRGVAIIYISHRMDEIFAISDTITVLRDGQYIATQPTTTLDEPTLIRLMVGRTIDSLFPDATVTPGEIVLSVRNLSRRGAFSGITFDVRAGEVLGIAGLMGAGRTEVARVIYGLETADEGEIMLDGQPLRIDSPRQAIRRGIGYVSEDRKGWGFIPGLSVRQNLTLSSLASHVSGGLVQERSEADTATSVMADLRIKAAGQQQAVRYLSGGNQQKVVIGKVLLASPKLIILDEPTRGIDIGAKAEIYRLIRQLTEQGIAVIMISSELPELLGLSDRILVLAKGRQTAMLSRVEATQEVIMQYAMHP; encoded by the coding sequence ATGCAACCCATTCTCTCCGTCAGAAATCTCTCAAAATCCTTCGCCGGTGTCCGGGCGTTGGACAACGTACAGCTTACGGTACGTAGCGGGGAGGTTCATGCGGTGATGGGTGAGAATGGCGCGGGCAAATCGACGCTGATGCGCATTCTGATCGGGCTGGAAACACCCGACGCGGGTGAGATCGTGTTCGACGGCGAACCGCTACGTATCGGCAGCGTGCGCGAGGCTCGGCAGCGGGGCATTGCCATGATTCATCAGGAGTTGCTGGTAGTGCCCGAACTGACCGTTGCGCAGAACATCTATCTGGGTCAGGAACCGCGACGCTGGGGCTGGGTCGATGAAGCGCAGATGACCCGGCAGGCGGGCGAATTGCTCCGGCAGATGGGGGTTGCGATACGTCCCGATGCGCCGATGAAGCACCTCAGCGTGGCCGAAATGCAGATGGTCGAGATTGCGAAAGCCATCTCCAACGACCAATACGCCGGAGCGGCCCGCGTCATCATCATGGACGAACCTACCTCAGCCCTGTCCGACACCGAAGTTGCTACGTTGTTCGGCCTCATCCGCGACCTCAGCAGCCGGGGCGTAGCCATTATCTACATCTCGCACCGGATGGACGAAATCTTTGCCATTTCGGATACCATCACGGTTTTGCGCGACGGACAGTACATCGCCACGCAACCAACCACTACGTTAGACGAACCCACGCTGATCCGGCTCATGGTCGGTCGCACTATCGACAGCCTGTTTCCCGACGCTACGGTAACGCCCGGCGAAATTGTGCTGTCGGTGCGGAACCTGAGCCGACGCGGGGCGTTTTCGGGCATTACGTTCGACGTGCGGGCGGGTGAGGTGCTGGGCATTGCCGGGTTGATGGGTGCCGGACGTACCGAAGTAGCCCGCGTTATTTACGGTTTAGAAACCGCCGACGAGGGCGAAATCATGCTCGACGGTCAGCCGCTACGTATCGACTCGCCCCGGCAGGCCATTCGGCGGGGTATTGGCTACGTCAGCGAAGACCGCAAGGGTTGGGGATTTATTCCGGGCCTGTCGGTGCGGCAGAATCTGACACTCAGTAGTTTGGCGAGTCACGTGAGCGGAGGACTGGTGCAGGAACGTAGCGAAGCCGACACCGCTACGTCGGTCATGGCCGATCTGCGTATCAAAGCCGCCGGGCAGCAGCAGGCCGTTCGGTATCTGAGTGGCGGCAATCAGCAGAAAGTAGTCATTGGCAAAGTACTGCTCGCATCGCCGAAGCTGATAATTCTGGACGAACCCACACGCGGCATCGACATCGGCGCGAAGGCCGAAATTTATCGGCTCATCCGGCAACTCACGGAACAGGGCATTGCAGTAATTATGATCTCTTCCGAACTTCCTGAACTACTGGGCCTGAGCGACCGCATTCTGGTGCTGGCTAAAGGTCGCCAAACCGCTATGTTGTCGCGGGTCGAAGCCACCCAGGAAGTGATTATGCAATACGCCATGCACCCGTGA
- a CDS encoding ABC transporter permease, with amino-acid sequence MNATPPTQKSTNTYKSRIRRLTQYGLLLALLLVCVALSVVTPKFLTVQNLTIIVTQVSINALLAFGVTFVIITGGIDLSIGSIVAVVGVVAATFAHPDTYPVIVPVLVGLLTGVGFGAFNGFVITRSNVPPFIVTLGTMTIGRGLALILSKGRPISNLSDEFNFIGGGKILGIPTLILVLIATFAVCATLLRKTVLGRYMYAIGGNQQAARASGIEPARVIMAVYTLCGGLAALAGILLTSRISTGQPNVGVGLELDAIAAAIIGGSSTSGGSGTITGTLIGALLIGVISNGLDLLNVSSYYQEVVMGAIIIGAVVLDGLNRSRNR; translated from the coding sequence ATGAACGCAACCCCACCCACTCAAAAATCCACTAACACGTACAAATCCCGTATCCGGCGACTGACGCAGTACGGCCTGCTGCTGGCCCTGCTGCTGGTGTGCGTCGCGCTGTCGGTCGTGACACCCAAATTTCTGACGGTACAGAACCTGACCATCATCGTCACGCAGGTATCTATCAACGCGCTGCTGGCGTTTGGCGTTACGTTCGTCATCATCACGGGCGGCATTGACCTCTCCATTGGCTCCATCGTGGCGGTGGTGGGCGTAGTAGCCGCTACGTTTGCCCATCCTGATACGTATCCGGTAATAGTGCCGGTGCTGGTCGGATTGCTGACGGGCGTGGGCTTCGGTGCCTTCAACGGCTTCGTGATTACCCGCAGCAACGTACCGCCGTTTATCGTGACGCTCGGCACTATGACCATCGGGCGCGGACTGGCCCTCATCCTAAGCAAAGGTCGGCCTATCTCTAATCTTTCCGACGAGTTCAACTTTATTGGCGGGGGTAAGATTCTGGGCATCCCGACGCTGATTCTGGTGCTGATCGCTACGTTCGCCGTTTGCGCTACGTTGCTCCGCAAGACCGTACTGGGTCGGTACATGTACGCCATCGGCGGCAACCAACAGGCCGCTCGCGCGTCGGGCATCGAACCGGCGCGGGTCATCATGGCCGTTTACACGCTCTGCGGAGGACTGGCCGCGCTGGCCGGTATTTTGCTCACTTCGCGCATCAGCACGGGGCAGCCCAACGTAGGCGTCGGGCTGGAACTGGATGCCATTGCTGCGGCCATCATCGGCGGCAGCAGTACGTCGGGCGGCAGCGGCACCATAACGGGTACGCTCATCGGTGCGTTGCTCATCGGCGTCATCAGCAACGGCCTCGACCTCCTGAACGTATCGTCGTACTATCAGGAAGTCGTCATGGGGGCCATCATCATCGGCGCCGTCGTGCTGGACGGTCTGAACCGGAGCCGGAATAGGTAG
- a CDS encoding PQQ-dependent sugar dehydrogenase, giving the protein MTRLSVLLAGLIWMQTACGQTTTDTRTSSAPGNTGLAPVETKEPNSPSYKPAFAGQTRVAGVKTNTPYEATVLSESLNSPWGITSLPDGRLLITEREGTMRIATAAGKVSQPITGLPKVDSRAQGGLLGLRVDPDFAQNRMVYWVFSEPQSAGGNLTAVAKGKLSTDETKIDNPTVIYRATPAYKGTLHYGGRILIDKTGNLIISTGERSDLVTRPQAQSLNSGLGKVIRITKDGQPASGNPFAGRADARPEIYSYGHRNVQGLAFNPVTGDVWEGEFGPRGGDEINRVQPGKNYGWPTITYGIEYGGPKVGAGIQQQEGLEQPVYYWDPSVSPSGMTFYSSDAIPEWKNNLFVGCLSGMHIARLVIDNNRVVGEERLLADQSQRFRDVMEKDGVLYAVTDQGRLYRISKK; this is encoded by the coding sequence ATGACTCGTTTAAGTGTACTACTGGCTGGCCTGATCTGGATGCAGACTGCCTGCGGCCAAACTACTACCGATACCCGCACATCGTCCGCACCGGGCAACACGGGGCTGGCTCCCGTCGAAACCAAAGAACCCAACTCGCCTTCGTATAAACCAGCTTTTGCGGGCCAGACCCGCGTGGCAGGTGTGAAAACCAACACGCCTTACGAAGCTACCGTACTGAGCGAATCGCTGAATTCTCCGTGGGGCATCACGAGCCTGCCCGACGGGCGGTTGCTCATCACCGAGCGCGAAGGCACCATGCGAATTGCGACCGCAGCCGGCAAGGTGAGCCAACCCATAACGGGGCTGCCAAAAGTCGATTCGCGGGCGCAGGGCGGGTTACTCGGCCTGCGGGTCGATCCCGATTTTGCCCAGAACCGCATGGTCTATTGGGTATTTTCGGAACCCCAGTCCGCAGGGGGCAACCTGACCGCCGTAGCCAAAGGCAAACTCTCGACCGACGAAACGAAAATTGACAATCCGACGGTCATCTACCGGGCCACACCCGCTTATAAAGGGACGCTGCATTACGGTGGGCGGATACTCATCGATAAAACCGGCAACCTGATCATTAGCACCGGCGAACGCTCTGATCTGGTCACGCGACCACAGGCGCAGTCGCTCAACTCCGGGCTGGGCAAGGTGATTCGGATTACGAAAGATGGGCAACCGGCTTCCGGCAATCCGTTTGCGGGCCGTGCCGACGCACGTCCTGAAATCTATTCCTACGGACATCGCAACGTTCAGGGTTTAGCGTTTAATCCTGTTACGGGCGATGTGTGGGAAGGTGAGTTTGGCCCACGCGGGGGCGACGAAATTAACCGGGTTCAGCCGGGCAAAAACTACGGCTGGCCTACCATCACCTACGGTATCGAATATGGCGGTCCGAAGGTAGGGGCGGGTATCCAGCAGCAGGAGGGTTTAGAGCAGCCCGTCTATTATTGGGACCCCAGCGTATCGCCCAGTGGCATGACGTTCTACAGCAGCGATGCCATTCCCGAATGGAAAAACAACCTGTTTGTCGGGTGCCTGAGCGGGATGCACATTGCCCGGTTAGTGATCGACAACAACCGGGTCGTGGGCGAAGAGCGACTGCTGGCCGACCAGTCACAGCGTTTCCGCGACGTAATGGAAAAGGATGGTGTCCTGTACGCCGTTACCGACCAGGGCCGGTTATACCGCATCAGTAAAAAATAA
- a CDS encoding sugar ABC transporter substrate-binding protein: MTHPSFRYPLSIFLATALLTGCSQGSDKAADNGGNKLTIGATMLSMQHEFVVNVHDEMLKQAEKDGIELITVDAGRSALKQVEQVESFIAQNVDAIILNPAEVEACSPAVAKALAANIPIINVNSETSAKPTAFVGSDDVEAGRIAMQYIADRLGGKGNVLMMEGYMGQAGQIKRAQGAQEILKKYPGMKLLAQQTAGWDRAQGMSLMENWIQSYGNQINAVFAHNDEMALGAVKALTDAGLKDKVVVVGIDAISDALQAMQQGKLDATVFQNARQQGAQAVEIAVKAARKQPFAKEVLIPFELVTKKNLASYSKNDNKQ, from the coding sequence ATGACTCACCCCAGCTTCCGCTACCCGCTTTCCATTTTTCTCGCAACGGCTCTCCTGACCGGTTGTAGTCAGGGTAGCGATAAAGCCGCCGACAATGGGGGCAACAAACTGACTATCGGGGCCACCATGCTCAGTATGCAGCACGAGTTTGTAGTGAACGTACACGACGAAATGCTAAAACAGGCCGAAAAAGATGGAATCGAACTGATTACGGTCGATGCCGGGCGGTCAGCGTTGAAGCAGGTTGAGCAGGTCGAAAGTTTCATCGCGCAGAACGTCGACGCCATTATTCTGAACCCCGCCGAAGTAGAAGCCTGTTCGCCTGCTGTAGCGAAAGCATTGGCTGCCAACATTCCAATCATCAACGTCAACTCCGAAACCAGCGCGAAACCCACAGCCTTCGTCGGCTCCGACGATGTAGAAGCGGGCCGAATTGCCATGCAGTACATTGCCGACCGGCTGGGCGGCAAAGGTAACGTGCTGATGATGGAGGGCTACATGGGTCAGGCCGGGCAAATTAAACGGGCGCAGGGTGCACAGGAAATCCTGAAAAAATATCCCGGCATGAAACTGCTGGCACAGCAAACGGCAGGTTGGGACCGCGCTCAGGGTATGTCCCTGATGGAGAACTGGATACAGTCGTATGGTAATCAGATCAACGCCGTATTTGCCCATAACGATGAAATGGCTCTCGGGGCGGTGAAAGCCCTCACCGACGCCGGCCTGAAAGACAAGGTAGTGGTGGTTGGTATCGACGCGATTTCCGATGCCCTACAGGCCATGCAACAGGGCAAACTCGATGCGACGGTTTTTCAGAATGCCCGGCAGCAGGGCGCACAGGCTGTTGAGATTGCCGTCAAAGCAGCCCGAAAACAGCCCTTTGCGAAAGAAGTGCTGATCCCGTTTGAGCTGGTTACGAAAAAGAATCTGGCTTCGTACAGTAAAAATGATAACAAACAGTGA